One part of the Streptosporangiales bacterium genome encodes these proteins:
- a CDS encoding SUMF1/EgtB/PvdO family nonheme iron enzyme: MADSCCTPGRADTGPTASATTAPPRPSKRRKSRTTAGTVLVPAGTFLMGGDDADANPHDGEGPVRWVTLPAFRIDTCSVTNRQFAAFVKDTGYVTEAEQFGWSFVFGGLLPRELQQAQLPYPQEAPWWRGVEGATWRTPEGPDTSLDGRDQHPVVHVSWHDAAAYAEWAGKRLPTEAEWECAARGGREQTRYPWGDELRPKDRWRLNIFQGQFPTRNTVEDGHRGTAPVQAFTANDLGLYNVVGNVWEWCADWFTTEHPGDADGPLDTPTGPASGEEKVMRGGSYLCHDSYCNRYRLAARTKNTPDSSSGNQGFRCALDA; encoded by the coding sequence ATGGCCGACAGCTGCTGCACACCCGGCCGCGCGGACACCGGCCCGACGGCATCGGCGACCACCGCGCCGCCGCGACCGAGCAAGCGACGCAAGTCGCGCACGACGGCCGGCACGGTGCTGGTACCCGCAGGCACGTTCCTGATGGGCGGCGACGACGCGGACGCGAACCCGCACGACGGCGAAGGACCCGTGCGATGGGTGACCCTGCCGGCGTTCAGGATCGACACGTGCTCGGTCACCAACCGGCAGTTCGCGGCGTTCGTCAAGGACACCGGCTACGTCACGGAAGCCGAGCAGTTCGGCTGGTCGTTCGTCTTCGGCGGGCTGCTCCCCCGCGAGCTGCAGCAGGCGCAGCTGCCCTACCCGCAGGAGGCGCCGTGGTGGCGCGGCGTGGAGGGCGCGACCTGGCGCACGCCGGAGGGGCCGGACACCTCGCTCGACGGCCGCGACCAGCACCCGGTGGTGCACGTCTCCTGGCACGACGCCGCCGCGTACGCGGAGTGGGCAGGCAAGCGGCTACCCACCGAGGCGGAGTGGGAGTGCGCGGCGCGCGGCGGCCGCGAGCAGACCCGCTACCCGTGGGGCGACGAGCTGCGGCCGAAGGACCGCTGGCGGCTCAACATCTTCCAGGGCCAGTTCCCCACCCGCAACACCGTCGAGGACGGCCACCGCGGCACGGCGCCGGTGCAGGCGTTCACCGCGAACGACCTCGGCCTGTACAACGTGGTCGGCAACGTCTGGGAGTGGTGCGCGGACTGGTTCACCACCGAACACCCCGGCGACGCGGACGGCCCGCTGGACACCCCCACCGGGCCGGCGTCGGGCGAGGAGAAGGTGATGCGGGGCGGCTCGTACCTGTGCCACGACTCGTACTGCAACAGGTACCGGCTCGCCGCACGCACGAAGAACACCCCGGACTCGTCGTCGGGCAACCAGGGCTTCCGCTGCGCCCTCGACGCGTAG